Proteins encoded by one window of Superficieibacter sp. HKU1:
- a CDS encoding nuclear transport factor 2 family protein has translation MQNYLNDRQQITDLLTGWMHRDLGEWDQLRDLFHPDGTIEITWFEGLGSDFVDGSMRMGASDVRTKHMVGTPVVTFNPAATKAIVETNAMIIGEHVKLNLGCIGHNRFYDMAEKRDGVWKLFRRQSIYDMASFTFPLGVVDIDQQTVAKYPREYAALAYLLEKSGFPVQRVFATRGSELEQQMKADAAQWLNA, from the coding sequence ATGCAAAACTACCTCAACGATCGTCAACAAATTACCGATTTACTGACCGGCTGGATGCACCGTGATTTAGGCGAATGGGATCAATTACGCGATCTGTTTCATCCGGATGGCACTATAGAGATCACCTGGTTTGAAGGGCTGGGCAGCGATTTTGTTGACGGATCAATGCGCATGGGCGCCTCAGACGTGCGGACCAAACATATGGTCGGTACGCCGGTCGTGACGTTTAATCCGGCGGCGACGAAGGCCATCGTCGAAACTAACGCGATGATCATCGGCGAGCATGTGAAGCTAAATCTGGGCTGCATTGGGCATAACCGTTTTTACGATATGGCGGAAAAACGCGACGGCGTGTGGAAACTGTTTAGACGTCAGAGTATTTACGACATGGCCAGTTTTACCTTCCCGCTCGGCGTGGTCGATATCGATCAACAAACGGTAGCAAAATACCCACGCGAATATGCTGCGCTGGCGTATCTGCTGGAAAAAAGCGGCTTCCCGGTACAGCGCGTCTTTGCGACGCGCGGGAGCGAGCTTGAACAGCAAATGAAAGCCGACGCGGCACAATGGCTGAACGCCTGA